From Streptomyces sp. NBC_00370, a single genomic window includes:
- a CDS encoding inositol monophosphatase family protein, translating into MTDSADLALARYLAEQAEGIARRYFRAPGPGAETKGDGSPVTEADREIERALRASIRAEHPGDAFIGKEFGAHGRGSSRHWVIDAIDGTASFIAGDPEWSTLIALEEHGTVTVGMVSAPALRRRWCGAAECALGSGSRPRPC; encoded by the coding sequence ATGACGGACTCAGCGGACCTGGCGCTGGCGCGTTACCTGGCCGAGCAGGCCGAGGGGATTGCCCGGCGCTACTTCCGTGCACCCGGCCCGGGCGCCGAGACCAAGGGCGACGGAAGTCCGGTTACCGAGGCCGATCGGGAGATCGAGCGTGCTCTGCGTGCGTCGATCCGTGCCGAGCATCCCGGTGACGCGTTCATCGGAAAGGAGTTCGGCGCCCATGGTCGCGGCAGCAGCCGCCATTGGGTCATCGACGCCATTGACGGAACAGCGAGCTTCATCGCGGGCGATCCCGAATGGAGCACCCTCATCGCCCTGGAAGAACACGGCACCGTGACCGTGGGCATGGTCTCCGCCCCCGCACTGCGACGCCGCTGGTGTGGAGCGGCAGAGTGTGCCCTGGGAAGCGGTTCTCGTCCCCGACCGTGCTGA
- a CDS encoding CU044_2847 family protein, giving the protein MMVNGVTSPAAGELLPHAISYDCRHPAQMTAAEGVPGPRRRFPRVVSRHGRELHTALALLGTCWFRNSVDISAIMDIGNDQQVSVVGCERASGLGGVFFPHRSTMAVRHPRKSRSDRTLVTLTRRLRTQQFERCHQQPALLMRLWTSLSLCHILGGEQSQDMRAATAAHRGDQMANATDKEGTAREENTEVLVPVLIEGQKVYLSVRDLRTPQHAPGAESEIAAHRPTLDEALDGLMGLVRVMGARLRQSDASKVTMEFSCEFALESGTFVAVIGKASTKSAFGVALEWENHPS; this is encoded by the coding sequence ATGATGGTCAACGGCGTCACCTCGCCGGCCGCAGGCGAACTCCTGCCACACGCCATCTCCTACGACTGCCGGCACCCTGCCCAGATGACCGCCGCCGAGGGGGTTCCAGGACCTCGAAGGCGCTTCCCGAGAGTCGTCTCCCGGCACGGCCGCGAACTACACACAGCGTTGGCCCTGCTGGGCACTTGCTGGTTCCGCAATTCCGTGGACATTTCCGCGATCATGGACATCGGTAACGATCAGCAGGTGTCAGTTGTCGGCTGTGAACGAGCTTCCGGTTTGGGCGGCGTGTTCTTTCCGCACCGTTCAACTATGGCTGTACGACATCCCAGGAAGAGCCGTAGCGACCGAACCCTTGTGACTCTCACCCGGCGCCTGCGCACCCAGCAGTTCGAGCGCTGTCACCAACAGCCCGCTTTATTGATGCGGCTGTGGACGTCCCTGAGTCTGTGCCACATCCTTGGAGGAGAGCAATCGCAGGACATGCGAGCAGCCACGGCAGCACACAGGGGGGACCAAATGGCCAACGCCACAGATAAGGAGGGGACCGCACGGGAGGAAAATACAGAAGTGCTCGTACCGGTTCTCATCGAAGGCCAGAAAGTCTACCTCTCCGTACGCGACCTGCGAACACCGCAACATGCGCCGGGCGCGGAATCAGAAATCGCCGCGCATCGCCCGACACTCGATGAGGCACTCGACGGACTGATGGGGCTCGTGCGAGTGATGGGTGCACGCCTACGGCAGAGCGACGCCTCTAAGGTGACCATGGAGTTCAGCTGCGAATTCGCTCTGGAGTCCGGTACGTTCGTCGCGGTTATCGGAAAGGCTTCGACCAAGTCCGCCTTCGGTGTAGCACTGGAGTGGGAGAACCATCCGTCATGA
- a CDS encoding trypsin-like peptidase domain-containing protein — MTQSGRGPTPTELLSAATVMLTVQDRTGETSQGTGFLITPTILATCAHVVEHALDEPTAEVSGRITASGRELQLRHMPHRNFRDKDTGMDLALLDVIPRQPGLPLEPALLCTAAEVKDAMWTFGHPAGRFREGEPATFAFEGYAFLSHDPDRRVGLPRLRGTPVTGGFSGSAVVSARTGAVFGMLVTSDSRGSAHMIAAADILDRCPEAALYSGSRPKRSAWIESLTDDQIRNGGWEYPGPLLRAYLAAVRKAADAVRPLAMPRATPAPALSSVYVRQRAETKPESAGAVDAAAGTGNVFPAETLFRSNRDGVLLGGAGAGKSSLLRMGSRLLAEGWQRDEERTAVPVLIEAAELIPHRPIPEALAAGVQADGPVADLRRDWPAELFRHAPAPNARWLVLVDGLDEIVDAYQRQLVLEKLLRWRTREDTKVTHQFLVATRPLPDAEWQRTGIRNWTQHTLLPLDPAQLPAFAEGWFTALAMGNPAAASARFMWQVRMAGLEPMATVPLMAEMLCQLFADHPNQPLPADRIALYEAYLALRYRSWKATGHGTPLAEIHATFLTQRGPDAAKSAVQLYGEIPDHIGRLALTRHHGDPSNAVGLLVDWTVAHSHSLPPEERSTVIAEGLRRSGLFTKRGDDFDFLHQTLLDFIAAQHIAADPALTRRTLKDLFGPWWYRSRRSPPRTNDSFTRFLLHALHRQGSPVIIRLLYQWASDPEGARLIAALAMDGAQLTPALRDTASDTIIEHLPWTYDGNGRLEAAHALAGLNDHRAADEYADLAATRVDLHWTRIRAAEALEALGDPRAADTFADLATDTYIMAMWRSVAAKALARRGDNRTPTILRDLATSSFLREEEITEMINALAALNDEAVPDLLESLVTDTKIAGGLRLDAAEALARKRIPHAAGLLAHLATGYQLSDSGRSRVLQILTQPETVGGTDALGDLATEIAQHPARHNDGLWEPILAVLGKSADPHATDLLIGIVGNTDAPQYMRADAAEQLGERGDRRGSEILASLCADTDARAEYRVRIAAALARLADPRGADTLATMLDDPWVEQDTRTDAALALADIGDPRASDALAHVCAEGSPSLQAAVRLAELGDPRAVQPLAVLIERTDGEWRKGPRRRGYFPPDPFRLRWWWDRIDGAMHALSALATEEATQALTNLALSSALTHGVRVRAAEELVRRGDPQGGPVLAALEG; from the coding sequence ATGACACAGTCCGGACGGGGGCCAACGCCCACGGAGCTGCTCAGCGCGGCAACCGTGATGCTCACCGTCCAGGACCGCACCGGAGAGACCTCTCAGGGCACTGGTTTTCTCATCACGCCGACCATTCTGGCCACGTGTGCCCATGTTGTGGAGCACGCACTTGATGAGCCAACCGCTGAAGTCTCCGGCCGGATCACCGCCTCGGGCCGTGAACTGCAGCTAAGACACATGCCGCACCGAAATTTTCGGGACAAAGACACTGGGATGGACCTGGCATTGCTGGACGTCATACCACGCCAGCCCGGACTGCCCCTGGAGCCAGCGCTGTTGTGCACCGCAGCAGAGGTCAAGGACGCGATGTGGACGTTCGGACATCCAGCAGGGCGTTTCAGAGAAGGCGAGCCGGCAACATTCGCCTTTGAAGGTTACGCTTTCCTCAGCCACGATCCTGATCGGCGTGTTGGATTGCCCCGGCTTAGGGGCACACCGGTCACTGGCGGCTTCAGCGGCAGCGCAGTGGTCAGTGCCCGCACGGGTGCGGTGTTCGGGATGCTCGTCACCTCGGATAGCAGAGGGAGTGCCCACATGATCGCCGCTGCCGACATCCTTGATCGTTGCCCGGAGGCAGCGCTGTACAGCGGGAGCCGCCCGAAGCGCTCGGCGTGGATCGAAAGTCTCACGGACGATCAGATCCGAAACGGAGGGTGGGAATATCCCGGGCCTCTGTTGAGAGCCTACCTGGCGGCGGTGCGGAAAGCTGCAGATGCCGTACGCCCGTTGGCCATGCCACGAGCAACGCCTGCGCCAGCACTTTCCTCGGTCTATGTCCGGCAACGCGCCGAGACGAAACCCGAAAGCGCCGGAGCCGTTGACGCCGCGGCAGGGACCGGCAACGTATTTCCCGCAGAAACACTGTTCCGGTCCAACCGCGACGGTGTGCTCCTGGGTGGGGCAGGGGCCGGCAAGTCGAGCCTGCTACGGATGGGCTCCAGACTTCTCGCGGAAGGGTGGCAGCGGGATGAGGAACGCACCGCGGTTCCCGTACTGATCGAGGCCGCCGAACTGATACCCCACAGGCCAATCCCCGAGGCCCTGGCCGCTGGTGTCCAGGCGGACGGACCGGTGGCCGACCTACGGCGCGACTGGCCGGCAGAGCTCTTCCGTCACGCCCCTGCACCCAACGCGCGTTGGCTTGTGCTCGTTGACGGCCTGGACGAGATCGTGGATGCCTACCAGCGGCAGCTGGTTCTGGAGAAACTTCTCCGTTGGCGTACGCGGGAAGACACAAAGGTCACGCACCAGTTCTTGGTCGCGACACGCCCACTGCCCGACGCCGAGTGGCAACGGACCGGAATCCGGAACTGGACGCAGCACACGTTGCTACCGCTGGACCCTGCACAGTTGCCTGCATTCGCTGAGGGCTGGTTTACAGCCCTAGCCATGGGCAACCCCGCCGCTGCCTCCGCGCGTTTCATGTGGCAAGTTCGCATGGCAGGGCTGGAACCGATGGCTACCGTGCCGTTGATGGCAGAGATGCTGTGCCAGCTGTTTGCCGACCATCCGAATCAACCGCTACCCGCAGACCGCATCGCCCTGTACGAGGCGTACTTGGCGCTGCGCTACCGAAGCTGGAAGGCCACAGGCCACGGAACTCCCCTCGCCGAGATCCATGCCACCTTCTTGACGCAGCGCGGCCCAGACGCCGCGAAATCCGCCGTGCAGCTCTATGGCGAGATACCTGATCACATCGGCCGACTCGCACTGACCCGTCACCACGGCGACCCGAGCAACGCAGTCGGCCTTCTCGTCGACTGGACGGTTGCTCACAGCCATTCCCTACCGCCGGAGGAGCGATCGACCGTCATCGCTGAAGGTCTGCGCCGCAGCGGCTTGTTCACCAAGCGCGGTGACGACTTCGATTTCCTTCACCAAACACTGCTCGATTTCATCGCCGCACAACACATTGCAGCAGATCCCGCACTCACCCGCCGAACCCTGAAGGACCTATTTGGCCCTTGGTGGTACCGGTCCCGCCGTTCCCCTCCCAGGACCAATGACTCCTTCACCCGCTTCCTGCTTCACGCGCTTCACCGGCAGGGCAGTCCTGTCATCATCCGACTTCTTTACCAGTGGGCGAGTGATCCGGAAGGCGCTCGGCTCATTGCGGCGCTAGCCATGGATGGCGCCCAGCTGACGCCAGCGCTCAGGGATACAGCGAGCGACACCATCATCGAGCATCTCCCCTGGACTTATGACGGAAACGGCCGACTGGAGGCTGCGCACGCGTTGGCAGGGCTCAATGATCATCGAGCCGCCGACGAGTACGCCGACCTCGCCGCAACGCGCGTTGACCTGCATTGGACTCGCATCCGAGCCGCAGAGGCGCTGGAAGCCCTCGGAGACCCACGTGCAGCGGACACGTTCGCCGACCTCGCGACCGACACGTACATCATGGCCATGTGGCGCAGTGTCGCCGCAAAGGCCCTCGCACGACGAGGCGATAATCGGACACCGACGATCCTGCGCGACCTCGCTACGTCATCCTTCCTACGCGAGGAAGAAATCACAGAGATGATCAACGCACTGGCCGCGCTGAACGACGAGGCAGTCCCGGACTTGTTGGAAAGCCTCGTTACCGACACGAAAATCGCCGGTGGCCTGCGCCTGGACGCAGCCGAGGCACTGGCCCGGAAAAGAATCCCCCACGCTGCCGGCCTGCTTGCCCATCTGGCCACGGGATATCAACTCAGTGATTCCGGGCGCTCACGAGTACTGCAGATTCTTACCCAACCCGAAACAGTAGGCGGGACCGACGCGCTCGGTGACCTGGCCACCGAGATAGCCCAGCACCCCGCCCGCCATAACGACGGTCTCTGGGAACCTATTCTCGCAGTGTTGGGGAAGTCAGCTGACCCTCATGCCACGGATCTGCTCATCGGCATCGTCGGCAACACTGACGCCCCGCAGTACATGCGAGCCGACGCCGCGGAGCAGCTGGGCGAACGAGGTGACCGCCGCGGCTCCGAGATACTCGCGTCACTCTGTGCCGACACAGACGCCCGCGCCGAATACCGTGTCCGTATCGCAGCCGCACTGGCTCGACTCGCCGACCCCCGCGGAGCAGACACCTTAGCAACAATGCTCGACGACCCTTGGGTTGAGCAGGACACTCGTACCGACGCGGCGCTGGCGCTGGCAGATATTGGGGACCCACGCGCCTCTGATGCTCTTGCCCACGTCTGCGCCGAAGGATCTCCATCGCTTCAAGCGGCGGTACGCCTGGCTGAGTTGGGAGATCCGCGGGCAGTGCAGCCGCTCGCGGTCCTTATTGAACGGACGGACGGTGAATGGCGGAAGGGTCCCCGTAGGCGCGGCTACTTCCCACCTGACCCGTTCAGATTGCGTTGGTGGTGGGATCGGATCGACGGAGCAATGCATGCCCTCAGCGCTCTCGCTACAGAGGAGGCAACTCAGGCGCTGACCAATCTCGCCTTGAGCAGTGCACTCACCCACGGCGTACGGGTTCGGGCCGCAGAAGAGCTCGTACGGCGAGGTGACCCCCAAGGCGGGCCCGTTCTTGCAGCCCTAGAAGGATAG
- a CDS encoding ATP-binding protein yields MSVEELVAAVVALAIASAKRLGVGLADRAMEDVEQSVADRLGWLYRWIAGRLPGEEGAALIEEAGRSSAAQALLRRRLVLALGQDPEGVEELRVLLSPHAPVLAHSALLPLEPFSIPRQLPPALADFTGRGRELARLVEATERPGGGRVCLVHGPGGIGKTSVVVHAAHELMPSFPDGQLFVDLNGTEERPAAVGDVLGDFLVALGVPRGRIPDDEAGRTRQFRTELADRRVLIVLDNAASEEQVGALMPGGSSCAVLITSRQVLATLAVSERIALAGLDEGTAWDLLRRVGGRDRVDEDPEAGRDVVRLCGGLPLALRIAGARLATFPARTVGSFARDLANDHRRLDVLSLGERSVRAVFLACYQALPSLQQRAFRLLPALDTPDLPAWALSPLLDVDADAADACLEGLLLVHLVQARRGETGGQRIVLHDLTRGFSKERAAQQPVDEVDSAVQRLLGALLSAADVADAQLRPSGARHSSRDGAVHRPPPEEAVVGDVWEAVEWFEAERVVLVAAVAHAHARGWWQLCWEITDAMSIALEHQWRWDISNQVHELALDAADRLGDGGARAALLRNLGEALRAGGSDVGRAAECFSEAIALFQSSGDVHGESDALGNLGILQRQQGALRDAERTLDAAERLFRALPLERGLAWTLREKAVISRHHAHYTEALAQLDEAEALFAGNEESRGVGWILRTRGDTEKESTVGGCPLPRRWYAGPWPGRDLISRRAQDSRWSAARIHYEHAAQLLQAVRDHRGHTWATLGLADMALYEGDHSAAELIRRGLQETEACGDHRGRSRALTVQALMHAEANRLSDAITLAEQALAGPLDHVGAAQASFRLARLYGAAGLRNDVLHALQQSRIHHHAAAMPFPDLADSELTTTLTRPAPRARRFRRRQ; encoded by the coding sequence ATGTCGGTCGAGGAGCTCGTGGCGGCAGTGGTCGCCTTGGCGATTGCGTCTGCGAAGAGGCTGGGTGTCGGTCTGGCGGATCGCGCGATGGAGGATGTGGAGCAGTCGGTGGCCGATCGGCTGGGATGGCTGTACCGGTGGATCGCCGGGCGGCTGCCCGGTGAGGAGGGTGCGGCTCTCATCGAGGAGGCGGGCCGCTCTTCGGCTGCACAGGCTCTGCTGCGGCGCCGCCTGGTACTCGCTTTGGGGCAGGATCCTGAAGGGGTTGAGGAGCTGCGGGTGCTGCTGTCGCCGCACGCGCCGGTCCTCGCCCACAGCGCTCTCCTTCCTCTGGAACCGTTCAGCATCCCGCGTCAGCTGCCACCGGCGCTGGCGGACTTCACCGGTCGTGGCCGGGAGTTGGCGCGGCTGGTGGAGGCTACTGAGCGTCCGGGCGGGGGCAGGGTGTGCCTGGTGCACGGTCCGGGAGGGATCGGCAAGACATCCGTCGTGGTGCACGCTGCTCATGAGCTGATGCCGTCTTTCCCGGACGGGCAGCTCTTCGTCGACTTGAACGGGACGGAGGAACGTCCGGCTGCCGTGGGTGATGTCCTGGGTGACTTTCTGGTTGCTCTGGGAGTACCGCGCGGACGAATCCCCGATGACGAGGCCGGACGAACACGGCAGTTCCGCACGGAGTTGGCCGACCGACGTGTCCTGATCGTCCTGGACAACGCAGCCAGTGAAGAGCAGGTGGGTGCGCTGATGCCGGGTGGGTCTTCGTGCGCGGTCCTGATCACCAGCCGCCAGGTACTTGCCACGCTTGCCGTGAGTGAGCGCATCGCATTGGCGGGGCTGGACGAAGGCACCGCTTGGGATCTGTTGAGACGGGTCGGCGGCAGGGACCGGGTGGATGAGGACCCCGAAGCAGGTCGCGACGTGGTCCGTCTGTGCGGCGGGCTCCCGCTGGCCCTGCGCATCGCGGGAGCGCGGTTGGCCACGTTTCCCGCGCGTACAGTGGGCTCGTTCGCCCGCGATCTCGCCAACGATCATCGGCGGCTGGATGTGCTGAGCCTGGGCGAGCGCAGCGTGCGCGCGGTCTTCCTCGCCTGCTATCAGGCGCTCCCTTCTTTGCAGCAGCGTGCGTTCAGACTGTTGCCGGCCCTGGACACTCCCGACCTGCCTGCCTGGGCGCTGTCGCCTTTGCTGGACGTGGACGCTGATGCGGCCGACGCGTGTCTGGAGGGACTGCTGCTGGTGCATCTCGTACAGGCTCGCCGCGGCGAGACAGGTGGCCAACGCATCGTGCTGCACGATCTCACGCGCGGGTTCTCCAAGGAGAGGGCGGCCCAGCAGCCGGTCGACGAGGTCGACAGCGCGGTGCAGCGTCTTCTGGGTGCTCTCCTCAGCGCGGCCGACGTAGCCGACGCACAGTTGCGGCCTTCCGGTGCCCGGCACAGCAGCCGTGACGGGGCGGTCCATCGTCCGCCACCGGAGGAGGCTGTGGTGGGTGACGTGTGGGAGGCCGTCGAGTGGTTCGAAGCCGAGCGGGTCGTGCTAGTGGCAGCTGTCGCCCACGCTCACGCTCGCGGGTGGTGGCAGCTGTGCTGGGAAATCACCGACGCGATGAGTATCGCTCTTGAGCATCAGTGGCGCTGGGACATCAGCAACCAGGTCCATGAGCTCGCTCTGGACGCGGCCGACCGTCTGGGGGACGGCGGGGCCCGTGCCGCGCTGCTGCGCAACCTCGGCGAAGCCTTGCGTGCCGGCGGCAGTGACGTGGGAAGGGCCGCGGAGTGCTTCAGCGAAGCGATCGCTCTCTTCCAGAGTTCGGGGGACGTACATGGCGAGAGCGACGCCCTGGGCAACCTGGGAATCCTGCAACGACAGCAGGGCGCGCTGCGGGATGCGGAGCGAACGCTCGACGCGGCCGAGAGGCTCTTCAGGGCCTTGCCGCTTGAGCGCGGGCTGGCCTGGACCCTGAGGGAAAAGGCGGTCATCAGCCGGCACCATGCTCACTACACCGAAGCCCTCGCCCAACTCGATGAGGCGGAGGCCCTGTTCGCTGGCAACGAGGAAAGCCGCGGTGTCGGCTGGATTTTGCGCACCCGCGGCGACACCGAGAAGGAGAGCACGGTGGGCGGTTGCCCGCTCCCTCGCCGGTGGTACGCAGGCCCCTGGCCGGGGCGCGACCTCATAAGCCGTCGCGCACAGGATTCGCGGTGGTCCGCAGCTCGCATCCACTACGAGCACGCCGCTCAGCTCCTGCAGGCTGTCCGGGACCACCGCGGGCACACTTGGGCGACCCTGGGGCTGGCGGACATGGCGCTCTACGAGGGTGATCACTCTGCCGCCGAACTGATCCGCCGCGGGCTTCAGGAGACCGAAGCCTGCGGCGACCATCGGGGGCGCAGCAGGGCACTGACCGTGCAAGCCCTGATGCACGCCGAGGCAAACCGCCTCAGCGACGCCATCACGCTGGCAGAGCAAGCCCTCGCCGGCCCTCTCGACCACGTCGGAGCCGCTCAGGCCAGCTTCCGCCTGGCCCGCCTCTACGGCGCCGCTGGCTTGCGCAACGACGTACTGCACGCCCTCCAGCAGTCCCGAATTCATCACCACGCCGCCGCCATGCCCTTCCCCGACCTTGCCGACAGCGAACTAACCACGACACTCACCCGCCCCGCACCCCGCGCCCGTCGCTTCCGCCGCCGTCAGTGA
- a CDS encoding leucine-rich repeat domain-containing protein yields the protein MEAQRLIADCLREKDDVLDLGRLGLTSVPESIGELTHLSRLHLNDNRLTALPPEIGLLKHLSTLHAEGNVLTELPPELARLTRIRYLYLGSNRLTDLPAFLGGLRRLDVIEVDDNPLVSPPPEILAGGPGSIIAFLRSQGRGTAHHWASKVLLVGQGRSGKTSLLKALRGEPFSLAEDSTHGLEVSHLRLPHPDPPGSTDRIIMDLTTWGFGGQDIYHATLQCFLTDRSLFLPLWDAQVGWQESKLHYWLDLIKARAHQAPVILVATQLDPRPADALASRAPRPGCAADSTARGNVAWAVERGPEGELLAAGDGEGRHGHGGHGCSLLVGEEEGEAGAVAHGQRWWRARLSAARQRSRWSAMKYRMGVGEGSLSPLALCHGLRPAASSRSAAFSAALARLGSSQPVPSRGVRMSVYRIFHWDLTRSRHSRISVLACGRERSLGQLSARRAGQRSFQTSKKAAVAASLSALSPVVRFISSRI from the coding sequence GTGGAAGCACAGCGGTTGATCGCGGACTGTCTGCGCGAAAAGGACGACGTCCTGGACCTGGGCCGGCTCGGCCTCACCTCTGTACCCGAGTCGATCGGCGAGCTTACCCATCTCTCCCGACTCCACCTCAATGACAACCGCCTCACCGCACTGCCCCCGGAAATCGGCCTCCTCAAACACCTCAGCACGCTGCATGCGGAAGGCAACGTACTCACCGAACTCCCTCCGGAGTTAGCCCGGTTGACCCGGATCAGGTACCTCTACCTGGGGAGCAACCGCCTTACCGACCTCCCGGCGTTCCTGGGCGGCCTCCGGCGCCTGGATGTCATCGAGGTGGACGACAACCCCTTGGTCAGCCCGCCACCCGAGATCCTCGCGGGGGGCCCGGGTTCCATCATCGCCTTCCTCCGGTCGCAGGGGCGCGGCACCGCACACCACTGGGCATCCAAGGTGCTCCTGGTCGGCCAGGGCAGGTCGGGCAAGACCTCGCTGCTCAAAGCGCTGCGCGGGGAGCCCTTCAGTCTGGCCGAGGACAGCACTCACGGTCTTGAGGTGTCCCACCTCCGCCTGCCTCACCCCGATCCTCCCGGGTCTACCGACCGCATCATCATGGACCTGACCACCTGGGGTTTCGGTGGCCAGGACATCTATCATGCAACCCTGCAGTGTTTCCTGACAGACCGTTCGCTTTTCTTACCCCTGTGGGACGCCCAGGTGGGCTGGCAGGAGAGCAAGCTCCATTACTGGCTGGACCTGATCAAGGCCCGCGCACACCAGGCTCCGGTGATCCTCGTCGCGACCCAGCTGGACCCCCGGCCGGCGGACGCGCTCGCCAGTCGTGCTCCTCGGCCAGGGTGCGCCGCCGACTCCACCGCCAGGGGAAACGTCGCCTGGGCGGTGGAGCGGGGCCCCGAAGGGGAGTTGCTTGCGGCGGGTGACGGCGAGGGGCGCCATGGCCACGGCGGTCATGGCTGTTCGCTGCTGGTCGGCGAGGAGGAAGGAGAAGCCGGTGCTGTCGCGCACGGTCAGAGGTGGTGGCGTGCGAGGCTCTCGGCGGCGCGGCAGAGGTCACGTTGGTCTGCGATGAAGTACCGCATGGGCGTGGGTGAGGGGTCGTTGTCGCCTCTGGCGCTTTGCCACGGGTTGCGGCCGGCCGCCAGTAGTCGCTCTGCGGCGTTTTCTGCGGCGCTGGCCAGGCTGGGTTCCAGCCAGCCGGTGCCCTCCAGGGGGGTACGGATGTCCGTGTACAGGATTTTCCACTGGGACCTAACGCGGTCGCGCCATTCCCGCATCTCTGTGTTGGCTTGCGGCCGCGAGCGCAGTCTGGGCCAACTGTCTGCCCGGCGGGCCGGGCAGAGATCGTTCCAGACGTCGAAGAAGGCTGCGGTGGCCGCTTCCCTTTCTGCGCTGTCGCCGGTGGTGCGCTTCATTTCCTCGAGGATCTGA
- a CDS encoding ArsR/SmtB family transcription factor, whose product MHKALADPLRIRLLEALWETPRSARELADQADIPVDRLYYHLGQLERAGLIEIAEYRPLARGKVERVYAPAVTEPPGDTASPEEMVGFLGSMLDAARADISAAWRSKQAGGLREVDVHRGALRLTDDALAELRGHIERLATRFGDRDAPGAWTRVVIALVDLQDRPPPNAAPPTPERSS is encoded by the coding sequence GTGCACAAGGCGCTCGCTGATCCCCTGCGGATCCGGCTGCTGGAGGCGTTGTGGGAGACACCGCGGTCCGCACGGGAACTCGCCGATCAAGCCGACATCCCGGTTGATCGCCTCTACTACCATCTGGGTCAGCTGGAGCGGGCCGGGCTGATCGAGATCGCCGAATACCGGCCGCTGGCCCGTGGCAAGGTCGAGCGAGTCTACGCCCCTGCGGTCACCGAACCTCCCGGGGATACCGCGAGCCCGGAAGAGATGGTTGGGTTTCTCGGCTCGATGCTCGATGCCGCTCGGGCCGATATCAGTGCCGCTTGGCGGTCCAAGCAGGCAGGCGGCCTCCGGGAAGTCGATGTGCACCGCGGTGCACTGCGGCTGACCGATGACGCGCTCGCCGAGCTGCGCGGCCACATCGAACGACTCGCCACCCGCTTCGGGGACCGCGATGCCCCGGGGGCCTGGACGCGGGTGGTTATCGCACTTGTCGACCTGCAAGACCGTCCACCCCCTAATGCCGCTCCGCCCACGCCTGAGAGGTCGTCATGA
- a CDS encoding DUF1707 SHOCT-like domain-containing protein → MNDNEEHTANAVIRASDAERDRIEVQLKQHYTVGRLTLSELEERVAAAYEARTREQLDALMKDLPGEAESPVSHTQVIDSRLLIILLCIAPPAALVYWLMSQRTAHRRRPRAQDLAPIPDPKDETAD, encoded by the coding sequence ATGAATGACAACGAGGAGCACACGGCCAACGCAGTAATCCGAGCCTCGGACGCCGAGCGTGATCGGATCGAGGTGCAGTTGAAACAACACTACACAGTTGGCCGACTGACACTGTCCGAGCTCGAAGAACGCGTGGCCGCGGCCTACGAAGCACGCACCCGCGAGCAACTCGATGCCCTCATGAAAGATCTGCCAGGCGAAGCAGAATCACCTGTGTCACACACCCAGGTGATCGACTCCCGCCTGCTGATCATCCTGTTATGCATCGCACCCCCCGCGGCGCTCGTCTACTGGCTCATGTCCCAACGCACAGCACATCGAAGGCGTCCACGGGCACAGGACCTGGCTCCGATACCTGATCCGAAAGACGAGACTGCGGACTAG